Proteins encoded in a region of the Nicotiana tomentosiformis chromosome 9, ASM39032v3, whole genome shotgun sequence genome:
- the LOC104108205 gene encoding uncharacterized protein, protein MADIVKQILAKPIQLADQVTKAADEASSFKQECADIKSKIEKLASLLRQAARASNDLYQRPTKRIIEDTEQVLEKALSIVVKCRANGLVKRVFTIIPAAAFRKMTSLLENSIGDVSWLLRVSASANERADEYLGLPPIAANEPILCLIWEQIAILYTGSLDERSDAAASLVSLARDNNRYGKLIIEEGGVGPLLKLLKEGKLEGQENAAKAIGLLGKDPESVEHMVHAGVCSTFAKILKEAPMKVQSVVAWAVAELSEHYPKCQDLFQQHNIVRLLVSHLAFETVQEHSKYAVVSKATSIHAVVLASNNNSNVNSANKVNDDDDKSCHTPHPLGNKKPNQMHNVITTTMSMKGLTKAYQQNLVNGVNQIFNQSKIKGNNGVKQNHVNNQHQHIVSSNGVSSNKCRENEDPDTKAYMKAMAARALWQLAKGNSSICRSITESRALLCFAVLLEKGTEDVKYNSSMAVMEITSVAEQNADLRRSAFKPNTTACKAVVDQLLRIIEKGDSDLLIPCIKAIGNLARTFRATETRMISPLVKLLDEREAAVSKEAAMALTKFAGSDNYLHLDHSKAIISAGGANKLIQLVYFGEQKVQSPALLLLCYIALHVPDSEALAQAEVLTVLEWASKNTYLSQHEKVEKLLQEAKSRLELYQSRGSRGFH, encoded by the exons ATGGCTGACATAGTTAAACAGATCTTGGCAAAGCCAATCCAACTAGCAGACCAAGTAACAAAAGCCGCAGACGAAGCAAGTTCATTTAAACAAGAATGCGCAGATATCAAATCCAAAATAGAAAAACTAGCATCACTTCTCCGACAAGCAGCACGCGCTAGCAACGATCTTTACCAACGACCAACAAAACGGATCATTGAAGATACTGAGCAAGTCCTCGAAAAGGCGCTGTCCATCGTCGTAAAATGCCGAGCCAACGGACTCGTGAAACGAGTCTTTACTATCATCCCTGCTGCTGCTTTTCGAAAAATGACTTCTCTGTTGGAAAATTCAATTGGTGATGTTTCGTGGCTACTGCGAGTTTCTGCATCAGCTAATGAACGAGCTGATGAGTATTTGGGGTTGCCGCCAATTGCTGCTAATGAGCCTATACTGTGTTTGATTTGGGAACAGATTGCGATTTTGTATACGGGTTCTTTGGATGAGAGATCAGATGCGGCTGCTTCGTTGGTGTCGTTGGCTCGGGATAATAATCGGTATGGGAAATTGATCATTGAAGAAG GTGGAGTCGGACCCTTGTTGAAATTGTTGAAAGAAGGGAAGTTGGAAGGTCAAGAGAATGCTGCTAAGGCAATTGGACTACTTGGAAAGGACCCTGAAAGTGTCGAACACATGGTACATGCTGGAGTTTGCTCAACGTTTGCGAAAATCCTCAAAGAAGCTCCAATGAAAGTTCAGTCAGTAGTAGCATGGGCAGTTGCTGAGCTCTCTGAACATTACCCGAAATGTCAAGATCTTTTTCAGCAGCATAATATAGTCCGGTTACTGGTTAGCCATCTCGCGTTTGAGACGGTCCAAGAACATAGCAAGTATGCTGTTGTCAGCAAAGCCACTTCGATTCACGCTGTTGTTTTGGCTAGTAATAACAATAGTAATGTGAATAGCGCGAACAAGGTGAACGACGATGATGACAAGAGTTGTCACACTCCACATCCTTTAGGAAATAAGAAGCCGAATCAGATGCATAATGTGATTACCACCACTATGTCAATGAAAGGTCTAACGAAGGCGTATCAGCAAAATCTTGTCAATGGTGTGAACCAGATTTTCAATCAGAGCAAGATTAAAGGAAACAACGGTGTGAAGCAAAATCATGTCAATAATCAACATCAGCATATTGTTTCGTCGAATGGGGTGAGTAGTAACAAATGTAGGGAAAATGAGGATCCTGATACCAAAGCTTATATGAAGGCGATGGCTGCAAGAGCATTATGGCAGCTCGCCAAGGGAAATTCCTCTATTTGTCGTAGCATTACTGAATCGAGGGCGTTGCTTTGCTTTGCAGTACTATTAGAAAAAGGAACTGAAGATGTTAAGTACAATTCGTCGATGGCAGTAATGGAGATTACATCAGTAGCAGAACAGAATGCTGATTTGAGAAGGTCGGCGTTCAAGCCTAATACAACAGCATGCAAAGCTGTTGTTGATCAATTGTTAAGAATCATTGAAAAaggagattcagatttgcttaTTCCATGTATCAAAGCTATCGGGAATTTAGCTAGGACTTTTCGAGCAACAGAGACGAGGATGATTAGTCCATTAGTGAAGCTGCTCGACGAAAGAGAAGCAGCAGTTTCTAAGGAAGCTGCTATGGCCCTAACAAAATTTGCTGGTTCAGATAACTACCTTCATTTGGATCATTCAAAGGCAATCATAAGCGCGGGCGGGGCAAATAAATTGATACAACTTGTTTACTTTGGTGAACAAAAAGTTCAGAGTCCAGCGTTGCTTCTTTTATGCTACATTGCGTTGCACGTTCCTGATAGCGAAGCGCTTGCTCAAGCCGAGGTGCTTACAGTGCTCGAATGGGCTTCGAAAAATACCTACTTGAGCCAACATGAAAAAGTTGAGAAATTGTTGCAGGAAGCAAAGAGTAGGCTGGAACTTTATCAGTCTAGAGGATCAAGGGGATTTCATTAA